A genomic stretch from Theropithecus gelada isolate Dixy chromosome 2, Tgel_1.0, whole genome shotgun sequence includes:
- the FAM131A gene encoding protein FAM131A isoform X2 — translation MLPKSRRALTIQEIAALARSSLHGISQVVKDHVTKPTAMAQGRVAHLIEWKGWSKPSDSPAALESAFSSYSDLSEGEQEARFAAGVAEQFAIAEAKLRAWSSVDGEDSTDDSYDEDFAGGMDTDMAGQLPLGPHLQDLFTGHRFSRPVRQGSVEPESDCSQTVSPDTLCSSLCSLEDGLLGSPARLASQLLGDELLLAKLPPSRESAFRSLGPLETQDSLYNSPLTESCLSPAEEEPAPCKDCQPLCPPLVGSWERQRQASDVASSGVVSLDEDEPEEQ, via the exons ATGCTGCCCAAGTCCCGGAGAGCCCTAACTATCCAGGAGATCGCTGCGCTGGCCAGGTCCTCCCTGCATG GTATTTCCCAGGTGGTGAAGGACCACGTGACCAAGCCTACTGCCATGGCCCAGGGCCGAGTGGCTCACCTCATTGAGTGGAAGGGCTGGAGCAAGCCGAGTGACTCGCCTGCTGCCCTGGAATCAGCCTTTTCCTCCTATTCGGACCTCAGCGAGGGCGAACAAGAGGCTCGCTTTGCAGCAG GAGTGGCTGAGCAGTTTGCCATCGCGGAAGCCAAACTCCGAGCGTGGTCTTCTGTGGATGGCGAGGACTCCACTGATGACTCCTATGATGAGGACTTTGCTGGGGGAATGGACACAG ACATGGCTGGGCAGCTGCCCCTGGGGCCCCACCTCCAGGACCTGTTCACCGGCCACCGGTTCTCCCGGCCTGTGCGCCAGGGCTCCGTGGAGCCTGAGAGCGACTGCTCGCAGACCGTGTCCCCAGACACCCTGTGCTCTAGTCTGTGCAGCCTGGAGGACGGGTTGTTGGGCTCCCCAGCCCGGCTGGCCTCCCAGCTGCTGGGTGATGAGCTGCTTCTCGCCAAACTGCCCCCCAGCCGGGAAAGTGCCTTCCGCAGCCTGGGCCCACTGGAGACCCAGGACTCGCTCTACAACTCGCCCCTCACGGAGTCCTGCCTTTCCCCCGCTGAGGAGGAGCCAGCCCCCTGCAAGGACTGCCAGCCGCTCTGCCCACCACTAGTAGGCAGCTGGGAACGGCAGCGACAAGCCTCTGATGTGGCCTCTTCTGGGGTGGTGTCCTTAGATGAGGATGAGCCAGAGGAACAGTGA
- the FAM131A gene encoding protein FAM131A isoform X1, producing the protein MPMISVLGKMFLWQREGPGGRWTCQTSRRVSSDPAWAVEWIELPRGLSLSSLGSARTLRGWSRSSRPSSVDSQDLPEVNVGDTVAMLPKSRRALTIQEIAALARSSLHGISQVVKDHVTKPTAMAQGRVAHLIEWKGWSKPSDSPAALESAFSSYSDLSEGEQEARFAAGVAEQFAIAEAKLRAWSSVDGEDSTDDSYDEDFAGGMDTDMAGQLPLGPHLQDLFTGHRFSRPVRQGSVEPESDCSQTVSPDTLCSSLCSLEDGLLGSPARLASQLLGDELLLAKLPPSRESAFRSLGPLETQDSLYNSPLTESCLSPAEEEPAPCKDCQPLCPPLVGSWERQRQASDVASSGVVSLDEDEPEEQ; encoded by the exons ATGCCTATGATTTCTGTGCTGGGCAAAATGTTTCTGTGGCAGCGTGAAGGGCCTGGAGGACGATGGACTTGTCAGACAAGTCGCAGAG TGTCCTCGGACCCCGCGTGGGCTGTGGAGTGGATCGAACTTCCTCGGGGTCTCTCTCTATCCTCCTTGGGATCTGCTCGAACCCTCCGAGGCTGGAGCAGGTCCTCCCGCCCTTCCTCGGTGGACAGCCAGGACTTGCCAGAG GTGAATGTTGGAGACACAGTCGCGATGCTGCCCAAGTCCCGGAGAGCCCTAACTATCCAGGAGATCGCTGCGCTGGCCAGGTCCTCCCTGCATG GTATTTCCCAGGTGGTGAAGGACCACGTGACCAAGCCTACTGCCATGGCCCAGGGCCGAGTGGCTCACCTCATTGAGTGGAAGGGCTGGAGCAAGCCGAGTGACTCGCCTGCTGCCCTGGAATCAGCCTTTTCCTCCTATTCGGACCTCAGCGAGGGCGAACAAGAGGCTCGCTTTGCAGCAG GAGTGGCTGAGCAGTTTGCCATCGCGGAAGCCAAACTCCGAGCGTGGTCTTCTGTGGATGGCGAGGACTCCACTGATGACTCCTATGATGAGGACTTTGCTGGGGGAATGGACACAG ACATGGCTGGGCAGCTGCCCCTGGGGCCCCACCTCCAGGACCTGTTCACCGGCCACCGGTTCTCCCGGCCTGTGCGCCAGGGCTCCGTGGAGCCTGAGAGCGACTGCTCGCAGACCGTGTCCCCAGACACCCTGTGCTCTAGTCTGTGCAGCCTGGAGGACGGGTTGTTGGGCTCCCCAGCCCGGCTGGCCTCCCAGCTGCTGGGTGATGAGCTGCTTCTCGCCAAACTGCCCCCCAGCCGGGAAAGTGCCTTCCGCAGCCTGGGCCCACTGGAGACCCAGGACTCGCTCTACAACTCGCCCCTCACGGAGTCCTGCCTTTCCCCCGCTGAGGAGGAGCCAGCCCCCTGCAAGGACTGCCAGCCGCTCTGCCCACCACTAGTAGGCAGCTGGGAACGGCAGCGACAAGCCTCTGATGTGGCCTCTTCTGGGGTGGTGTCCTTAGATGAGGATGAGCCAGAGGAACAGTGA